The following coding sequences are from one Nicotiana tabacum cultivar K326 chromosome 1, ASM71507v2, whole genome shotgun sequence window:
- the LOC142164300 gene encoding putative mitochondrial protein AtMg00240: MIQKFGMSSAKAIGTSISPSTSLDKDEKGNLVDEMSYRGMIGSLLYLTVSRPDIMFSVSKCARFQSAPKESHLTAVKRIIHYLIRTISYGLWYPQSNNLKLEGFSDIDLAGDKEDRKNTSGTCRLLKKINILEE, translated from the coding sequence ATGATTCAAAAGTTTGGCATGAGCAGTGCTAAAGCAATTGGTACATCAATTAGCCCATCAACAAGTCTTGACAAAGACGAAAAGGGAAATCTAGTGGATGAAATGAgttatcgtggaatgattggctCCTTACTTTATCTAACTGTTAGTCGACCAGATATTATGTTCAGTGTGAGTAAATGTGCTAGGTTTCAGTCAGCTCCTAAGGAATCACATCTGACAGCAGTAAAGAGAATAATACATTATCTCATCAGAACCATTTCATATGGATTGTGGTACCCACAATCTAACAATTTAAAACTTGAAGGTTTTTCAGATATTGATCTTGCAGGTGATAAGGAAGATAGGAAAAACACCAGTGGAACATGTCGATTACTGAAAAAGATTAATATCCTGGAAGAGTAA